A segment of the Corylus avellana chromosome ca2, CavTom2PMs-1.0 genome:
ccaaagatcTACTAACTATTTATGTGCGTGTTAAAGACAGTTTTCAATAAaagtatatatgtttttattgtaAGTTTCCAAAGGTAAGTACACATTTTCTAATTTCcaggaaaaataatttttacattaacaaaagagtgaatttttaaAGAGGACTTTAAGTACTTGTATTTACTTACTGAATAGTGAACTTACAATTtcattttcacttaaaaaattgttaaattttacGGCTATATATGAGAGGGACTCTGTGGTGCTTGGAAACTACTTGGACTTTTATCCATAAGTTTGAGGCAGACTTGTATTTTGATGACCCAAACAAAGCTTTAATTAAGGACTAATCAAGTTTGAGTTTAGTTAGCGATAGCATCTTTTGATTGTATAGAAGGGtgaaacaattaaaatgtaATAGTAGATTGTACATATGGAACAGAGTTGTGGGAAGTATATGAATAAatgtaattatgatttcaattaGAGCTTTGGTATCATCAATACAGTTTATAGTCCACTATTTTTCGCTGCAAATTTAATGTCAAATCATAGAGTGACTAATGGTGTTCATGgtattattaacaaaaaaaaagaagaagtcgTGACATTACATTTAGGCACCAACTAGGTAACACCAATTGGGTTAGATCCATGTAGCTTTTGGAAGCATAATTTGCTTCCTTGCAGAAGAACATGATAAGCTGCCAGAGTCACCAGCAATGGTGTAGAAAGGATGGTGGGGAGGAACATTTTGAATAGGAAAGGCCATTGAGGAACATTTACGATAGTCACGAATTCTTTATCGTAGAAGCTCAAACTCTAGattttgaagcatagtaaacaATTGGGATAGTATAACCTTTATTATAATCTCTTTACAAATTCTTTCAACAATTTACATTTTATGAAAACGAATGTTACCTGATAGTTTACATTTTAGTGGTTGACGTAATAAACGCAACTTGAACTGTTACATCAGTTTGTAATGCTATGTAGACAGTCAAGTTATTTTGCAAGagacttgtaataaaaattgtagtaccTCTCACAACACTCTCTTTCCGTTATATATAATTATCAGTTGTTTGTGCCCTCTATTATGCTTATTAACAAGTATTTTGCACTCAAAAAGTAAGTCCATTACATTAATGCTCTTTTGTATCATAAAACACTCTTTTTTCCGTTACATTAGTGCCTGTCTTGTCCTTTGTTATTGTCTTCTTCGAGCTAAAAGTTTGGCCAGTTTAACACCTCATATCCACACAAGACTTAAAAACGATTAAGTTGAATGTAAGATACTgaagaaggaaaaagggaagaaaaaaaagagagaaagaaacatgCACAGAACAGAACAGGGGGGGCTCACTCAAAATGAAAAGAACAGAACATAATATAGAAGAAAGTAAAAGGAACATGCTTTGGGGAGCTTTATCAGTTGGAATTCATAGAGaataaagaacaaaagacaACTATGAAACATGCCCTTTTCTACAGGAATGGTTAACAAGCTCAAGGTACATAAATAAAGCTTAAACATAACAGAAATTAACGAGTCCCCTGTTACATGGATATGCTGACATTCACAACAATTAGAGAATGAGAGAGGTGATAATGCCATTAAAAGCTCAACTTTATTAACAAGAACCTACTGatgaatataattttctttttcattttttttttcccacaaaaATTCCCTCTTCATTGTTTAGGTGCTAATCTAGGACAGGATTGAAAATAGATACGATACTGGAAATGAGACATGTCAACACTGAAGTAGATTAATGCTTAGAAAACCAATTAACAGGTAGTGAAAACAGAAACACTGAAAGGAGACTTCCCAGTCTAAACCAACTGCCAATCCTTACGGATATCAAATATGTAATTGATCTCCAAGTAGCACTTGTTGTCGTCATCAACAAACTGAAaacacagaaaaagaaaaggaaaagaatgtgAAGGAGATCAATGAGACAAATCCAAACTGATGTGAACAATGTAAACAAATGCATAGTAATAGCTGTTAAAGTGTTTTggagggtgttttttttttcttaatatatatatatatttgggtttGAACTAGTGTGCTTACGTGACATAAATGCAAAAacagtttttatgttttgaggagtattttgtgttttgagttgtttgataATTTATTGGTCTTgagaacataaaacaaacaaacatggtCCTAAAGTTTTATGTCCTTTGTATAATGATACAGAAATTCTCtcaaattattttgattaattaaggTAAACCAAGGGCTAAGGCAACATAGAACATTGGCTGAACCAACCTTACTTCTAGCTGAGTACGATCCTCTGGCAAATATGCCAGACGGTGTAGTCTCTTCAGGCATCTCATGTGTATAAGGCTCTGCCTGGGGACTGAAGGTTCCAAGCATCTCTTTTGAGCTGTCCACTGGTGCAAGGATTCACAAGACAGATTCTTTAGCATAAAGTCCATGTGTTTGTGTGCatgagagaaagatagagagagagagagagagcttaccCTTGATGTTAGTTTTCCACACAGTGTTAGTGTACTTGAGACCTGAAACAATGTTGTTGCTGACCTGAAAAGTGAAGTCCAGGTTGTAACGGCTTCCTTCTTTCAGAGTAAACCACAAGCCCTTGGGGTTTCCATTCTCGGGAATGGGAAGAAAGATATCAGCTCTTCCAGGGGACTTGATTGCGAGGCTCAGGATCTTAACTTCTGGCTCTAGAGTTTCTACATTAGACAGAGAaaatgaacaaaagaaaaaaaacttggaCTAGATGATGGATCCCTCAGTTCTAATCTAATTATTGGATATTGAAGAACAGAGGATGCAATTAAAGCAGAAGGTTAGCAAAATTTGGAAGCGAAATCTCTTTAAAAGTCAGTACCTTTTGTTAATTCTATAGGCATCCAATTAGTATTGGAAAAATAGAACCTTCCAAAATGAAAGATTCCAAATTTGAATCCCCACCCCGCCCCCCCATTTTCTTAGCAATCAAACAAAGTTTAAAGATAaacaataaggaaaaaaataaaatggttacCTACAACAGAATTGAAGTCTACACTCCCAAGAAGCTGTTCCTTCCATCTCCTCAAGCTCTCATCATCCTACATCCTCAAATATAATCATGAAACAGGAAAGATTACAGAAACAATTGTCATAATCGAAAGGCCCAAAAACAGAgtatttgattatttaattaatgataaaaacaaacacatgCAGAAGCAAACCTTATCCTTCTCGAATTGTTCCTTCAGCGTGTACTGGGGACCCAACTCTATCTTCCTTCCTTCgtcatcttcttcctcctgaTCAGTTGCATAGATAGAACTCTCACTCATTCGCCGTACCAGCCCTCCTGGGGCACCTGCGGCTGCATTTTCTTCACCTGTAGCTGTTTTTGCTGTTGTCTGTGTTTTAGAAGCTTCACTGTGCTCCTCGCCCTCATTGGTTTTTTCATCGTAACCCATGCTTTTGGAACTTGAAACCACTCCAACGGCCAAAGACATCAACAACCCGAACAGAGACGAAATGAACCAAATGGTACAGAGAACAGACtaccaaatataaaaagaaacgtaagaaaacaaaacaaaaatgcttaCAAAGCTATAGAACACAAAGTGAAGCAAAAATCCCACTAGGAAGAATCTCTCAACAAAACTGATGAACCTTCACTTTTACTAAAAGtttaataggtaaatttaatcatttaatcattagtttaatacTCTTTCGTACGTGTGGGCTACAACTCTATTTTAAATGGGGTGAATTGAAGTCAAAGTTCGATCATAAGACTCTCGtaccatgttaaactactaCTTGccctaaaaacttaaactaataaaagaagtaaatttaatcatataattattagtttaacaaaaataacaaaaagtgaAGAGCCGAATAGaaaaatggataaaaataataagaataataacaACAATGAGAATAAAGCTCGGAAAGGGTTGGTTGGGTCAAAGAATCCCAGAAAGGTAGATGgcaaattaacaaaatcaagaaaacccACAAAGGATAGCAAGAAAAGACgccaagaaaaagaagggaaaggGAGAGAAGATGGATTGTTTAGGAAAGTTCAAACAGAGAAGGAAATGGTCATGTGGTGATCCGAAATTCTGAACGTTCCAGTGAAAAAATATGAGAGAGGTGGCGAGACAGTGAGGGTCACTCCTGCACAAGCTTCCACGAAGACCAAGATTCGAGGAGAGCTTTTCAATTAGTTAAGCTCAACTTACATAGACAGGATaaggcttacatgctgttatttttaataacagcatgtatgctgtagtttaatcaacggtcaagattcaattttaaagttgacttatttttataatcatttaataggaaagagaaaatgaacagagattttgagaaattcaatcttgaccgttaattaagctacagcatacatgctgttattaaaataacagcatgtaagccaaatccacATAGACATACATAAGATGAGACAACCTAGCCTAGCTAGGATTGTGGATTGGGTGGATTAAAAGATGCCCTTTGACCCCTTCTTATGCCTTCATTGGGACTGCCTAGACATTGACCAAGGCCCTGCAATACCTTACATTCTAAACCCTTCATTTGTAACCAAATCAATGGTTAGGCTAATGCCATGtcattcaaacttttttttttttttttttttttttttaaaaaagagtgaTAACCCTTGCACCTCATCAACCCTTTTGTGAATTGTTTGAGGGTAGTGGTAGTTGGCCACTCCAAATACGTTTGAGATGCTCCAGCCACCCTTCTTAACTATGGTGAGAGTGATCGAATATCCATTAACTATTTGGAGAGTGTCTTATGCCTATTGCAGCCGATTAAAGTAGTTGACATGCCTATTGCAACCAATAGGGGAGATCGGCCACACACCCATAAGTTGTTTTCGAGGTGGCCAACTATTCTATCAATTGTTTTAGAGGTAGTTGAGTACCCCCATCAACTTTTTTGGAGAgtaataaatgattaaaaaaaaaaattattttaagtttgaaatcTTCTAATGAGTTTAAacataatacaaaataattatgaagactatatatatatatatatatatatatatatatatatcaaatttcagAGTTTTTCGAGTTTTTTNNNNNNNNNNNNNNNNNNNNNNNNNNNNNNNNNNNNNNNNNNNNNNNNNNNNNNNNNNNNNNNNNNNNNNNNNNNNNNNNNNNNNNNNNNNNNNNNNNNNNNNNNNNNNNNNNNNNNNNNNNNNNNNNNNNNNNNNNNNNNNNNNNNNNNNNNNNNNNNNNNNNNNNNNNNNNNNNNNNNNNNNNNNNNNNNNNNNNNNNgggaaattgtatataaaatccttaggtaaacgcgccttttttaaaaactccctgggttttttttttcgaaaatttactccctgggttaatggaaatgacaataaaatccatgccgtcaaaaatttttaacagccgttagtcaaattcaaaacgcaccgtttcaccttattaaaatattaattttttttattaatttaattttaaaatttaaatctaaaaataaaaaaataaaaaaattaatcttttgtcAACTCACGACTTCTTTCCTCAACCCCGGCGAACACACCCCAGCTCTCGAATCTCTCCGGCAACATCAACGGTGGTTTGGCTTCGGTGGTGCCTTCTCCAGTTGTTGGAGAACAATTGATTTCTCAGTTAGATTTCCAGTTGGTGACTTCTTgccttcaaattgatttttcaagttgaagaacaagaaaaagagaattttacTGTTGGTTCTTGTTATTATATCTTGATGGTCTTTTATCTTTACAATTTCAGGGTCTCTACTGCAATTACCAAAGGGAGAAAAGGAGACTGTTGTCGATCTGATCATTGCTCAAAGTTTTTGGTTTCTTGCTCTGGGTTTTGTTGGTAGAAGGATTTTCTGAATGGGTTTTgcttagtctttttttttttctttttttttttggtatatggGATTTTTTCAGCTTGTCAGATGTCAACGTTTGGAGAATCTGGTTGTTTCCCTCAGAGCCAAGCTAACGTTTACCCAAGTCAATCTGATCATTGTTTCCCTCTTGCCTTCAAGGAGAATTACAGCAAGCATCAGaaaggtttaaaaaaattccacagGCGTCAAAAGATTCCAACTTGTTTAAGACGGCTAAAACACATTAGCAGAGGCATGCATAACATTGTCCCTTAAGATGTTGGATTCTCATACACAAGACTCAGGAGCCCAATTTCAATAGCCCTTCTCAGAAAGGGAATTACATCAAAATTGCACATCTAAAAAAGGGATTCTGGTAGATTGGTAGCGCCTGGTTTGATGGAATTGCGTTTTTTCTGGGGTTGTCAATACTGAGAAAATTTGAgtgttttttactttgtttggtTTGAGGAAGACCTTTTTTGGCATTGGATTGTGCTCTGTAATTATGTAttgttttgaggaaaaattGGAGGTTTGGATGTTTGTGATTACTCTAATCATTCAAATATGACAATGGAACTGTAGTAGTGCATTGTCGTTGTTAGGAAAGATCCATAGGAAGATGGACTCCACAACCCCTCCCTCCTCTCCTGTGCGAATTTACCAACTTCCTCTGTCacctcaccaccaccaccttcttCCCCTGCTCCGTCGAATTCTTCAACTACGCCTACTCAGACTACTGACACCCCAGCGCCTTCATCCCCTTCAACCCCTTCACCTCTAGCTCCTCAGTCTCCTCCACCGCCAGCCCCTGCTGCTCCTCCTCCATCCCCACCAGCTTCACCCCCACCGGTATTAACACCACCTCCAACCTCACTGCCACCTTCTCCGCCAACCACCATCAACTTCACCACCGCCATCGCTACCAGCATGACCCCCACCATCTGCCCCTTTGCCAGATCACCCCCTCCAGTTTTATCTTCGCTACCACCACCACTAGGAGGCTCTCCTCCGCAAGCATCCCTTACACCTCCGGTGGCATCCCCACCTCCCCCTCGAGCCATTCCACCAACTGCATCTTTACCTCCTCCACCCAATGATCCAGCACCGCCTTCCTCCAACCTAGATCTGGGAAATTCTGGAAAATTTTTACGATCTCTCtggaatttaaattttaaaattaaattaataaaaaaaaattaatattttaataaggtgaaatggtgcgttttgaatttgactaacggctgttaaaaatttttgacggcatggattttattgtcatttccattaacccagggagtaaattttcgaaaaaaaaaacccagggagtttttaaaaaaggcgcgtttacctaaggattttatatacaatttcccttaattttattgtcaattgcAACCTTGCGAGTATACTTGACAATATATGGAACacaatttatataataaaaaagtatgatTACAAGCATAGGTTAGACGAAAAATATCatttcaatttcaagtgaaatggagatgagtaatttcataattaaaattaaaattaaatttaatagatcTAATAATTGTTACATCAATcaatcattataatttatatctaaaTAGCAAAGTCGTGaatataaaaaacacaaaaggagATAAATCTCATAAAAAAACAGCACCTTTTAACATCCCAATTCATGCATGAAAATGACAGATATAAactaggaaaaattacagtttacccctgcaaagttgacagcgtttttcaattcgaataccaaagtttcaatttttgcaatcctcccctcaaagtttcaaatttttacaatttgactaattgtatccaaaacttcccatattgcctctaattttttatttttttatataaaaaattttttaaaaaaattcggtttggccatctggccatttttgtaccccaatttttttttttaaaaaaataaaaattagggacaatatgaaaattttgggataataatggtcgaattgaaaaaattagaactttgtggagggtggattgcaaaaattaaaactttggtgtttgaattgaaaaacactgtcgatttttttgggggggggtaaactgtaatttttcctataaaCTAATACACAGCTTCAATGGTGCTCCATGATTACAGCTGGTAGCTAGTTCAGGATATCATGTTCTAGtgcctttttttcttccttcccaATGATGAGGGGATCAAGCCATGATAGCAATTAAGAGCATAATCTTATGGATAAGGATTAAGATCTAACgacatatattaatttaataaactgagTTGAAAGAAAACTAAGTTCAATGTGCTTTCTAAAAGATATGAAATGATTCGATGGAGGCGCCTTCCGTGGTCTTAAAAAGAGTAAGTTTGATTACATCAAGATTTCAACAAAGAATTCAAATCATATTACAGAGAGGAATAAAGCAGTTATTAATGTATAAGGGAACCTCGATCAAATTCCTAACCAGTTAATGTACAAGGCAAGACCAGAACATACATTACAAAGAAAGTCCAGAAGAGTTTGATTTTTCAGACTTGTTGGCTTAAAAGAGTAAATGACCAGTTGGTTTACAAAGCCgaatttgtttctatttttcaaaaccacacctcaaaaaaaaaaaaaaaaaaaaaaaacattggcaTGTGAAGTCATTACCATTGCCAATTTAAACCTCGAAGAGCTGGATCATGGTGCAAAATggtggggtggccaaaaccattGGGCCTCAGTCCATAGAGCCCGAATCACTCCTATTTTTCAagtggaaaatattttatgttgttttttaaaagtattttgagctttgaaattgaattttgtttgttaaatattttaagaaaagtgtttttttttttaataaaaaaaataaaataaaagaaaagacttTTTGAAATGGTTAGAAacatagttgatttttttttttttttttgaaactagaGTCAAAAAATCTAGTGTTTAAGTTATATGGAGGTCTACTAAGCCAAAAGCAAATTACGGAGTAAGAGACGTTGGAATTGGACTATTGCTAcgtactaataataaaaaaaaaaaagaacctgcTTGGTTATTCAaatggatgatttattagagtGGATAAGAATCTCGCCATTTCCCTAACAAATCCATATTCATCTTTCTCTAACCTTAAAGGACcagattaattatatataatcatggAATTATTTGCCTTCCACCGATTTCACGTATTCTCTCATGTTGTATTGTTAATTAAGGTTATTTTGTCTAATGATTACACTGTCATGATTATCTATAACTTTCCTGGTGAATTGGCTTTCATTGTCAAGTGATAAAGCCTTGTTCTTCGATTGTCATCCGATCACTATTctagttatttttgtttttatcttcaAGTCGCAGAGTTGGTGTTTCTTTagttatctttatttatttagtttaatcAAAGCGAGAGAGAGGGGGAAAAGGGTATCTTTATTTTAGTATGAGTTATCTTCGAgtagtttatttatattaaaagagTACTTTATCTTCGAGTAGACCTAAGAATTCATCTCATGTCTTTGTAATTATCTTATTTATAAGTGTGATTGATTAATAAAAAGTaagcaaaatttaattttgatttcctTTATCGAATTTAAAGGCTTTATATTCTCTAAAAGCTTAACAATTCCAGCACAGacattacaaagaaaaataagaagaaaaaaaaaaaatcttaatttagtgtattcataTGCATGTGACATCCAAGTCGTGGgtttcatgtttttttgttagaatttttaattatttacaaaTACAGAGATATAAGAGACATTTCACCTATACTCCATTTGATTTAATCCCAAACTTTAATAATTTGAGtaacattacaaaatttttaaaattggatatattaaattgaaagtttttaaagtttaggagaTTAATTATTGgaaaatcaatgaaaatttaggagggttaagtgaagtttttcctaacgttttttttcctttttagagtctttaaatattaaaatacatttaatcattttttttaaaaaaaattgataatgaataatttatcattttaatttagaatttattacatataaaattaaagatttttttttttttttttgttgagaaattAAAGATTATTTTAGAAATGATTAATGATTCATAGATcttaaagaaagtaaaaaatccTTATATTAAGTCCGCAGCTAACTCTCGAGTTTCATGCCTTCTTTGCTTCAATAACTGTTTTATTTATGCAACCCTTCAGATAGGATCGTCCCGGTTCTCCTAATTGTTTTGTAGTTCtatactattatttttattttggttgaaaAGCCTCCCACTTTTTCAGTGTTTTGATCCAATGTAACCATCTTCCcaatttgaattaaataaataaattacaagaagTCCCACGTTAACTGCTACAAGAGTCAAGTTCACATAAAACACTAGACAACTTCTAATAACTAGAGGTACTATATATTCAAGCAACTACTATACACGACTTGTAGTTTATCTTGATCTTCTTTCCAATACAAAAAACTGAAGGAGCATGCCAAATAGGAAAAGATAACCCATTTATCTATCTCAACTGACCTTGATTTATCcatccaaattaaattaaaccaGTCCTCAATCGGCTCAACCACtccaggtttctctctctctgtctctcgtctttttctcttcaaaaagcACATGACTTGTTTCAGAGTGAgttgtttctttttgtgttttaatcctttttaatttcataaCATGTCTCTCTTTTCTGCCTCACGATTTGGGTTTGTGGGTGTTTCTTGAAAAATCCATTTTCTTTTGATCTTTCGGTGCATATGTTTGGTAAGATTACTTTGTTCTCATTGCATGTGCATGAGATTTGATCTCTCCTTTCACCATCTCGTATTTAGGGCATAATCTCTTATTGGTCAACACAAACAAGAGAAGAAACACTAGCTACAATTTCAATGGATCAATCAGATTGGGCATGTCTACCAGAAGAccttcttgatttgattttgagcAGGTTGGTAACACTTTCAGACTATGTTCGATTTAGCACTGTTTGCATGCCATGGCACACCTTTGCCCTAGAAAAGTACGATGGGGAAAGGCATCTCAAACTTTCAACCCATCAACCTCCACTACTATTTTTACCTCACACTCGCGGgtctaaagaagaagaaactacATTTATAATTAGTATACATAATTTCAGCAAGACATATGAGTTAGAATCATTCACACCCATTTGTAGCCAGAGATGGAGTGGTTCTTCACATGGATGGTTGATTAGCGTGGATGAGAATTTTGCCATTACCCTATCAAATCCATTTTGCTCCAAACTCAAAGGAGGTGATGTTGGAATTATTCGCCTCCCACCGGTTCCATATAGAAATTGCTATTGTATTGAAAAGGTTATATTGTCAGCTAACCCTACAATGACTCCCGATGATTACACGGTCATGATCATCTTTAACATGTATGGTAAATTGGCTTTCATTAGGGCAGGTGATAAAGAATGGACTTGCATAAAAAAATGCCATAATGTTGACGATGTTATTTATTCCAAAGGCCTATTTTATGCCCTTGATGGTACTTGTTCAGTAATCACTTGTGATATTAGTGAACATAATCCCATGTTGAACAAGGTTTCACCTAGGCTTTCACCTAACCTTTCACCTGATGAAGAAGTACAAGAGATTAAGAATTATATAGTGGAATCGGCTGGTGGCGATCTACTACAGCTTCTAAGGTTTATGGACTGGACTACTGTTGTTCATGGTGATAATAAGAGGCGAATAATGCATGTGGAGACAAAAGGGTTCAAGGCTTTCAAGCTATTATTTTTGAATGGGGAGTCAAAGTGGGTTGAAACAAAGAACTTGGGTGATGGATCCTTGTTCTTGGGTGAAAATAATTCAACCTATATGTCGGCTTCTGATTGCCTCGGATGCCATCCGAATTCTATATACTTCACGGAATACTGTCCACCTCATCCTTATTTTGCTCATAGTTA
Coding sequences within it:
- the LOC132172170 gene encoding rho GDP-dissociation inhibitor 1-like isoform X1, whose product is MSLAVGVVSSSKSMGYDEKTNEGEEHSEASKTQTTAKTATGEENAAAGAPGGLVRRMSESSIYATDQEEEDDEGRKIELGPQYTLKEQFEKDKDDESLRRWKEQLLGSVDFNSVVETLEPEVKILSLAIKSPGRADIFLPIPENGNPKGLWFTLKEGSRYNLDFTFQVSNNIVSGLKYTNTVWKTNIKVDSSKEMLGTFSPQAEPYTHEMPEETTPSGIFARGSYSARSKFVDDDNKCYLEINYIFDIRKDWQLV
- the LOC132172170 gene encoding rho GDP-dissociation inhibitor 1-like isoform X2, with protein sequence MSLAVGVVSSSKSMGYDEKTNEGEEHSEASKTQTTAKTATGEENAAAGAPGGLVRRMSESSIYATDQEEEDDEGRKIELGPQYTLKEQFEKDKDDESLRRWKEQLLGSVDFNSVVETLEPEVKILSLAIKSPGRADIFLPIPENGNPKGLWFTLKEGSRYNLDFTFQVSNNIVSGLKYTNTVWKTNIKVDSSKEMLGTFSPQAEPYTHEMPEETTPSGIFARGSYSARIC
- the LOC132170167 gene encoding glycine-rich protein 5-like produces the protein MVLATPPFCTMIQLFERDRKNFPEFPRSRLEEGGAGSLGGGGKDAVGGMARGGGGDATGGVRDACGGEPPSGGGSEDKTGGGDLAKGQMVGVMLVAMAVVKLMVVGGEGGSEVGGGVNTGGGEAGGDGGGAAGAGGGGD
- the LOC132170168 gene encoding F-box protein SKIP23-like, translating into MDQSDWACLPEDLLDLILSRLVTLSDYVRFSTVCMPWHTFALEKYDGERHLKLSTHQPPLLFLPHTRGSKEEETTFIISIHNFSKTYELESFTPICSQRWSGSSHGWLISVDENFAITLSNPFCSKLKGGDVGIIRLPPVPYRNCYCIEKVILSANPTMTPDDYTVMIIFNMYGKLAFIRAGDKEWTCIKKCHNVDDVIYSKGLFYALDGTCSVITCDISEHNPMLNKVSPRLSPNLSPDEEVQEIKNYIVESAGGDLLQLLRFMDWTTVVHGDNKRRIMHVETKGFKAFKLLFLNGESKWVETKNLGDGSLFLGENNSTYMSASDCLGCHPNSIYFTEYCPPHPYFAHSYDMGIFNLGDGSFLQRDCVSKFLSSPVSMLPPIWIEPTFQGKKIGGFVKNPKL